One stretch of Poecilia reticulata strain Guanapo linkage group LG21, Guppy_female_1.0+MT, whole genome shotgun sequence DNA includes these proteins:
- the pals1b gene encoding MAGUK p55 subfamily member 5b → MIASRTNGYVQEASAPAVSHRERAVDCPGQEGSLNKSPHCSSHMERIQHYQEELRKRREEEGKGRHDIDPNASLRLKKLSENPKIGIDNPTFEGKEKATNKVTCLDPVVELEELLQVLKWVQHSLSDSQSQQDVEAITQLLAKEEFRNAYTIYSVLSQQTSRISPTSPLTVQAQDLCQEVQRILQTSQQKEGLELSALLTNPHLQALMQAHDSVAVQEIAEESVTQYLGETVKLVRLQKARDTPLGATVRNDMDNVVVSRVVKGGAAERSGLLSEGDEILEINGIPIRGKHINEVHDLLQEMQGTLTFLLIPSSHNKPAPHRQTVMHVRAYFDYDPSDDPFVPCRELGLSFRKGDVLHVISQDDPNWWQAYRDGDEDNQPLAGLIPGKSFQQQRESLKKTTPDKSREQQGKIWCSKKSKKLRRRNTSTLTRNTDYNDVLTYEEMSLYHQPANRKRPVALVGPANSGHDELRRRLLSLEPDKFAVAVPHTTRSPRIHERNGREYHFVSRSSFEADLAAGKFIESGEYEKNLYGTSTDSVRHVVNSGRVCLLCLHTRSLQVLRSSNLKPYVVFIAPPSQERLRTLLATEGKTLKPEELKEVTEKAREMELNYSHFFDATVVNFDPDQVFQELRRLVDKLDTEPQWVPSSWLC, encoded by the exons ATGATTGCATCCCGTACAAATGGTTATGTGCAAGAGGCCTCCGCTCCGGCCGTGAGCCACAGGGAGCGGGCTGTGGACTGTCCGGGGCAGGAAGGCAGCCTCAACAAATCCCCACACTGCAGTTCCCACATGGAGAGGATCCAGCATTACCAGGAGGAGCTGAGGAAGCGGCGGGAGGAAGAGGGCAAGGGGAGGCATGACATCGATCCCAACGCTTCGCTGAGGCTCAAGAAGCTGTCAGAGAACCCAAAGATCGGCATTGACAATCCCACCTTCGAGGGGAAGGAAAAGGCTACCAATAAAGTGACCTGCCTAGATCCTGTGGTGG AACTGGAGGAACTACTACAGGTTCTGAAGTGGGTCCAGCACAGCCTGAGTGACTCTCAGAGCCAGCAGGATGTGGAGGCGATAACGCAACTCCTTGCTAAGGAGGAATTCAGGAATGCCTACACAATCTACAGTGTCCTGTCCCAGCAGACAAGCAGGATCAGTCCCACCTCACCTCTGACAGTACAAGCACAGGATCTCTGCCAGGAG GTCCAAAGGATCCTCCAGACAAGTCAACAAAAGGAAGGTTTGGAGCTCAGCGCGCTGCTCACCAATCCCCATCTCCAG GCACTGATGCAAGCTCATGACAGCGTAGCGGTGCAGGAAATCGCAGAGGAAAGCGTGACCCAGTACCTCGGAGAGACAGTTAAATTAGTGCGGCTGCAGAAGGCCAGAGACACTCCACTG GGTGCAACAGTGCGTAATGACATGGACAACGTGGTGGTGAGTCGTGTAGTGAAAGGCGGCGCAGCAGAACGGAGCGGACTCCTCAGTGAGGGAGACGAGATCCTGGAGATCAACGGCATTCCTATTCGTGGAAAACACATCAACGAAGTGCACGACTTACTG CAAGAAATGCAGGGAACTCTGACCTTCCTCCTCATCCCGAGCTCTCACAATAAACCTGCTCCCCACAGACAAACTGTG ATGCATGTGCGCGCTTACTTTGACTACGATCCTTCTGATGACCCCTTCGTGCCGTGTCGGGAGCTGGGTCTGTCCTTCCGGAAAGGAGATGTACTCCATGTCATTAGCCAGGATGACCCCAACTGGTGGCAGGCCTACAGGGATGGAGACGAGGACAACCAGCCTCTGGCTGGCCTCATCCCTG GTAAAAGTTTCCAGCAACAGAGAGAGAGTTTAAAGAAAACGACGCCAGACAAAAGTCGAGAGCAGCAAG GGAAGATTTGGTGTTCGAAGAAAAGCAAGAAACTGAGAAGAAGGAACACATCGACCTTGACCAGAAACACTG ACTACAATGATGTCCTGACCTATGAGGAAATGTCCCTGTACCACCAGCCCGCTAATCGGAAACGCCCCGTAGCTCTGGTCGGCCCGGCCAACAGTGGCCACGACGAGCTGCGGCGGAGACTTTTGTCCCTCGAGCCGGACAAGTTTGCCGTTGCTGTTCCAC ACACAACCAGAAGCCCGAGGATACATGAGCGAAATGGACGCGAGTACCACTTTGTCAGTCGCTCGTCCTTCGAGGCCGACTTGGCGGCAGGGAAGTTCATCGAATCAGGGGAGTACGAGAAGAACCTGTACGGCACCAGCACCGACTCCGTCCGACACGTCGTCAACTCCGGACGCGTCTGTCTGCTCTGCCTTCACACAAGG TCTTTGCAAGTACTGAGGTCGTCCAACCTCAAGCCGTACGTCGTCTTCATCGCTCCTCCTTCTCAAGAGCGACTCCGCACCCTGCTGGCCACTGAGGGGAAAACACTAAAA CCGGAGGAGCTGAAGGAGGTCACTGAAAAAGCCCGCGAGATGGAGCTGAATTACAGCCACTTCTTCGACGCGACCGTCGTTAACTTTGATCCAGACCAGGTGTTCCAGGAGCTCCGGAGGCTAGTGGACAAACTGGACACCGAGCCGCAGTGGGTGCCGTCGTCTTGGCTCTGCTAA
- the LOC103457389 gene encoding red-sensitive opsin has protein sequence MAEDWGKQAFAPWKNNEETTRGSAFTYTNSNHTRDPFEGPNYHIAPRWVYNITTVWMCFVVVLAVFTNGLVLVATARFKKLRHPLNWILVNLAIADLGETVFASTISVCNQFFGYFILGHPMCVFEGYVVSTCGIAALWSLTVISWERWIVVCKPFGNTKFDAKWAAAGIMFSWVWSAVWCAPPVFGWSRYWPHGLKTSCGPDVFSGSEDPGVKSYMIVLMITCCITPLAVIILCYLAVWLAIRDIAMQQKECESTQNAQKEVSRMVVVMILAYCVCWGPYTFFACFAAANPGYAFHPLAAAMPAYFAKSATIYNPVIYVFMNRQFRTCIMRLFGKEVDDGSEVSTSKTEVSSVAPE, from the exons ATGGCAGAAGATTGGGGAAAGCAGGCGTTTGCTCCCTGGAAGAACAATGAAGAAACTACAAGGGGCTCTGCTTTCACATACACAAACAGCAATCATACAAGAG ATCCTTTTGAGGGACCAAACTACCATATCGCTCCTCGATGGGTTTACAACATCACGACAGTCTGGATGTGTTTTGTGGTCGTCTTAGCAGTCTTCACAAATGGTCTGGTCTTGGTAGCCACAGCAAGGTTCAAGAAACTCCGTCATCCCCTGAACTGGATCTTAGTCAACCTTGCCATTGCCGACCTCGGAGAGACGGTCTTTGCCAGCACCATCAGCGTGTGCAACCAgttttttggatattttattttgggacaTCCAATGTGCGTCTTTGAAGGCTACGTTGTCTCGACTTGTGGTATTGCTGCTCTTTGGTCCCTGACTGTCATCTCTTGGGAGAGATGGATTGTTGTGTGTAAACCTTTTGGAAATACAAAGTTTGATGCCAAATGGGCGGCAGCTGGAATCATGTTCTCCTGGGTCTGGTCGGCAGTGTGGTGTGCTCCTCCCGTCTTTGGATGGAGCAGGTACTGGCCCCATGGGTTGAAAACGTCCTGTGGACCCGATGTGTTCAGTGGAAGTGAGGACCCCGGTGTCAAGTCCTACATGATTGTCCTCATGATTACATGCTGCATCACTCCTCTGGCTGTCATCATCTTGTGCTACCTGGCAGTGTGGTTGGCCATCCGTGACATTGCTATGCAGCAGAAGGAATGCGAGTCGACCCAGAACGCCCAGAAGGAAGTATCTAGGATGGTTGTTGTCATGATCTTGGCTTATTGTGTATGTTGGGGACCTTACACCTTTTTTGCTTGCTTTGCCGCAGCCAACCCCGGATATGCCTTCCACCCGTTAGCCGCTGCCATGCCTGCATACTTTGCCAAAAGTGCCACCATCTACAACCCGGTCATCTATGTCTTCATGAACCGACAGTTCCGCACATGCATCATGCGGCTTTTTGGGAAAGAGGTGGATGACGGCTCTGAAGTGTCCACATCAAAGACAGAGGTCTCCTCTGTGGCTCCTGAATAA